In Theileria annulata chromosome 3, complete sequence, *** SEQUENCING IN PROGRESS ***, the sequence ggATTTGACAATGTGTATATTCCAAGAGTTGGTGAATTTGTAAGAGTCAAGTTTGGACGTTACGCGGGAGACTTGGGCCAAGTTTATGAATCCGATGAAAACACCTCCACAGTCACACTTAAGCTTATACCCAGAATTGATCCATCAATACTCtcaaataatgataattttaacgATGGATTTGATGGAATTGATTCAATCAACTCAATTGGTACAGTTGGTACAGCCGCCCCAGTGAATGGAGtaaaaaagaatataaagtataataaaatgttatttgATAGAGATGCAGTGGAGTTGAATGGAGGATTAATAGAACATGGAATAATACCAGGAACATTCCGATACCAAGGAATGACATTTCTAGATTCGGGACATATTTTGCAAAAGTTCAGTTCAAAACGTTTAGTGACGCAGGATGCAGTCAACCCAACATTGGCAGAGTTGCGGGAGTTCTCAACAGACTCCTCACTAACCGAAGTTTTGTCACATGTGACGAGATCAGCAGGATCGAAGAGTGCCCTGTATAAACTAGGAGACCGAGTAAAGGTAGTCAAGGGTGAACTAATGAGTGTAACGGGTAAAATAATAGGAGTTGAAGCTGAGGAGGTTGAAGTTCAGCCAGATGACAAAGAGCTTCCAAATTTCAGAATAAACCTAAACTCAGTGATCAAGGACCTGGTGGAAGGAGATAATGTACGAGCAATTGGAGGGTCAAATGAAGGGAAAACCGGATTGGTGGTTATGGTCAACGCCAAGAACAGAAGTGCATTGGTGTTTTCGCCCCAGACTGGAGAAGAGTTCAAGAGCACATTGGAACATTTGGCATTGATTCCACGTGAGGGCCTGGGAGATGAGGGTTCAAAAGTAGGTGGAATTAATGGGTTTGTGGTTACAGACTTGGTCCAAACCACCAGCGGAGAAGTTGGAGTTATCATATCAGTAGAACGTAGCGGCTCAGTTACAATCTTGACAGATGGGAACAACCGCCTGAAAGTATCCCCAGGCCAAATTACGTGCAAACGGACCTCGGTAGGTAGTAGTAGTCGCGATTTCAATAACCAGCCAATAGAGCCAAGACAAAGAGTAATGGTAGTAAGGGGAAATTATCGTAATAAAACAGGCCAAGTGTTACATTTGTGGAGGAatactttatttttatcagtTGAAAATGATGTGATTGTGGTCTCGTCAACTGATTGTTTGAGGGCTGGAAATGCTACCAGTACAGCTACTAAACCAGTTACAACAAATGCACCAATAGGAAACGTAAAACTAGTTAGAAAGAACCCATTAATAGGGAAGACGGTTAAGATTTTACAAGGCCGTTACAAGGGTCTATTAGGTGACATTATCCATGTTGAACCTACCCAATTCACAATTTTACTCAAAGTTAAGCCGAAAACTGTTAGGTATCCTAAATCAGAATGTGTCATACTTGATAATTGGCATCACAATATTAGATATGCCAATACATATTCCAATAATTCAAGAATTAATACTACCAGTACGGTGTTAGGTTCTACGGgtattaatagtaatatGGATACCTACAGTACTGTAACTACTACTACCGATATTAATGCACTTGccaatactaatactacaGTTCCCACTAACACTACTACTCCTGGTACTACAGTGAGTGGAAtagttgaaaataaaatgtcaCCATGGTCAGTTGAAGGAGTAGTTGTGAAAGTCATTGGCCCAGGAGGATATTATGGGAAAATGGGCGTGGTTGGTGAGGTGTTTGAGAATATGGTCGACACCTCACTTCAGGTATTACACGTCATGGTTGAGGAGGACTACATCGCAATAGCAGCAGAGTCAGTAGAGCCAGTGCCACCAAGTAAGCCAGGAGAACAGGCTCTAGTGTTCTCCATGGGTAAAGATAAGTTTGGAACCGTTGTTAACGTCTCTGGAGATAAAGTCACAGTCAAATTAACAACCGGCGACGTAGTCACTGTAGATAAAGAAGGAGTCGCCCTCATGTCAcaacaataatttttataatttttaatatatatattttaaaatatattaaatcttttaaaatctattttaaaacaaattaatgatGAATGACCCAATCGTCGTTGGAATTCTTGATGTAGACGTCTAAGCCTTTATTATAgtacaaatataataatccCTCGTCACAATAACATGTCAGTGCGGTTGGAACAGTTTCGCGAGGTCTCAACTTCCAAACAACCCTGTTATCATATAAGATGAGAGATATATCTGTCCCAGGATTCAAATTGTAAGTAAACCCGTTAAATGGCTCAAGTAAAACATTGTACTCACTGGGGTCGATTTCTGAAAAACTGCGAAAAAAGTTGTCACACAGTTTAATTGGAGGAAGATTAAATCTCCTCCGAGTCCAGCGCCCATTCTCGAGGTAGCAGGCAACCAAAAGCCCCTCAAACCTAAACACAACCCTCTTGTTACGCTTGTAAGTGAGTGATAAAGGCTGTGGACGACCTGGTAACCTCTTCCAAAGAGTTTTcttattgtattttatagcttttaattttactttGGGCATAAGCTCAAACAGGTAATTATCACCATCTGCATTCAAATCATAAGCTGATGTCGTAACCACTTCATCATTTTCACCGAAAAAACGAAGTTCTTTGGGGATTCGGATTGTAGTTTTAACCCAATCATTCATCTGCTTAGTGCAGATGATGACTTTGTCGACAAATTTGATTGTGATGATGTCATTCTTCTTGTCGTGGACCACAGATTTCGGTTTCGAGTTCCCGTCCTCTTCAGGGTCCCACATCGTAATCTCATCCTTATTTTTGTTCTTATCCTCGGGAAATATTTCTGGCTCATTGAACTTTTCTTCCTCCTTTTTAAATTCGCTGTTGTAACAGTCTGTGGTCTTTGGATTAGCGCACAAGCCTCTGAGTCTACTCAGTTTACGGACCTTTCCTGAACCCAATTTAAGATTAAAAGAGCGAATGTTAATTGGTTTTATTCGTTCATTTTTGTGAAAAAGACTTAGTGAATTATTTTCCAGATCAAGTAAAATGCCTACTGGAAATCCAAATTCATCCTCTTCAAAGTACCGCCAAACGAGACTCCCCTCGTACCTTAACTCGAAACACTCCTTTAGAAACATGGTTCTCAGTATCAAGCCTTGTAAGTTAATTCTATAATCTGAGACCATGAACTCTTGTGAGTCCTCTCCTATGAAACTCAAATGacaaaaattaatcttCAAATGTGTAACATCAATCCACTCTCCGCCGCTACTTCTTCCAAATACTATAGGTTTTAATCCTCTAAGTTCTGCTTTGTACTCGTTTAAGTTCTCCAATGTTAATTCATTGCTTGGCATTTcactttattattactaacTTTATTATCATTGGGCATTTTCCTTATTAAGCCAttcttacacatttctaCATATTTACCTTATACCATATAACATAAcattatatagttaatttttatataatatatattgaatagattaatatttattataatttatcgTAATATAAGTACACATAAGATTCaagaataatattataaattattatttgcTATTTGCGTTAATTGTGATGGAACGGTTTGATTAACTTTTGTTAGTAGATTGGACAAGTCCTGTGCGAATTTTACTTTTGATGGACTCAAAGTATCAATTGGGAAATATAATAGAGATTCTCCTTTATTATTTCCTCTACCAGTTCTTCCAATTCtatattaaacattaaGTATACATAATTCCATTAGGGTGGTTGCTCTAACTACATAACTAACTAAtcctggaaagggagctaaatatagtaggtatataactaactactaatAGGTGATAAATAACGGTATATCTAGAAACCCCGTAAAGGGCTAATGGTGAACCagacaccgtaatggaATAACGTACCTATGAATATAATCTAATAATGATTTAGGAAcatctaaattaataacataATCAATATCTTTAATATCAAGTCCTCTGGCAGCAACGTCAGTAGCGACAAGAATATTGAACTCTCCTGAGCGGTACATATTGAGAATACGTTCACGTTGATTTTGAGTCTTATTACCATGAAGTGAATATGCTCTAAATCTACGGTACCTCAATGCACTGGTGAGTTGGTCCGCAAAAGACTTGAGATCAGAAAAGATCAACACCTTCTTTTCAGGTGCCAATGAACCCAAAAAgtcaaataaattatccTTTACTTCATATGAATTTGGAAACTCAAAATTTTGCTTTATATTCGGGTTCGCTGTTAATTCCAAATCTCCAACctaatatattcatattaattccgttacggtgcttggtcaaacaGTACCCGGTGaggggtataactaactactgtagATAACTAATTAAAAGCCCCTCAGGGGCTAATGGAGGACTACTGTCGGTGGAcctgacaccgtaacgtacttgtatatatattgaatTGGGTTTACAAAATTCTGAAGCtaatcttttaatttcaGAAGGCCATGTAGCAGAGAACATTAATGTTTGTCTATCTGGTCTGATTTGTCCCATTATTTTCCGAATCTGTGGTTCAAATCCCATATCTAACATTCTATCTGCCTCATCCATTACAAAGTAACTGACACggtttaatttaatagcTCCAGTACTGAGATACTCAAGTAACCTTCCAGGTGTTGCGACAATAATTTCAGCTCCATTTTGTATCTCTCGCACCTGTGAAAGCTTTGGTGTTCCTCCATAAATCGGTATTAAACGTAAATTAAGAAGCCTAGAATAAGGTTTGGCCTCCTCAGCAATTTGTACACACAGTTCTCTAGTCGGGGATAAAACAAGCATTATTGGACCTCCTTTACCAACTGGTGGCTGTGCCAACAAATGTAATAGACCAGGAAGtaaaaatgttaatgtCTTGCCACTTCCAGTTTGTGATACACCAATTATATCTCTAcctataaaattttataactaaaattcctccgttacggtgcttgctcaaACGGCACCACCGTAAAgtaaataactaactaatcCCCGCAGGGGTATAACTAGGTAAATAACTAAAGGAACCCCTTAGGGTCTAACGGTGTACCGGACACCGTAACGCAAACCTGTTAAACAAGATGTCCAACCAACTTTTTGTATTGGTGTTGGTTCAGTAAATTTGGattctttaataattttttgaaTAGGTTCATTGAAAACAGCCTCATCAAAAGTAGTAACAGGTTTAGGAAGTGGATGTTCACcttcaataataatatcatgtgattttaaaatcttcTCAATCTCTTCACCAGGTCTACTATCCGCTTCATAACTCAAATCATAAAAATCCTTCTTTATTTCAACCAATTCTTCCTTTTCCCAATCTATTAAACTTACTGGTATATCATATCCTCTACctaatattcttaattagTACTGACTAGACTAATTAACTACCACTAACTAACACTAACTACCTACTGTaaactacttaactactcctaCTACTCATAACTACTGTAGACTAATTATTAGAGAATAATTTGGTGGaaaatactattattaaatcttcTGTTTGTTTGTCGATAAGTATTATAACGATAATATTGTCGAGGTccaaaataatttgtttgtCTCTTTGTATaagtattataattattacttAATCCACGATTCTGTCCATATCCATATCTATTTCCATATCCACTTCGATAACTATTACCATTTCCATAGTCAGTACCATAACCATTACCTAGTCCTGTACTATTACCAAGTCCATTATCATTATAACCATATCCAGTATTATTAGGtgtattataattagtataaGTATAATTAGGAACAGTTGTATAATTAGGAGTTAAATTAGGGTTATTATAACCAACTTGATATGGAGCTGTTAAAGTAGTAACATTATCATAATTGGCATAGTTATTCAAACTACTTTTCTTTATTCTagaatttgaatttataaaactataattttttccaatttttaaattaactgaATTACATGAGTTATGTAATGAATTGTGTATTGAGTTACGTAATGAATTACGTAATGTTGAATTGAAAGATGTTGTAATGAAATTTGGTAATGTATTTAAAGAATTAGTAATTCTTTGAAATGGACTTAATGCCATGGAATGTGTAACAAATATTGAAAACAAATGcgataaaaataacattagaataaaatcaaatacatttataatattaaacatatgcaattattatatattccaattaatttttattgaaTAACATTCTTCATatggtaataatattaataataataatcttCACTTGAAGGtctatataatatttaatcacaatataatataatgaaaatttatatcaataaattaataattattgataattgaataatattaaataaacacATCCAATGGggtgtatataatattttttaggattccatatttatatattattaaataatatataattatataatataatatactaaataatatgtaaTTGTGGATTCtatgattaataattggAATCTATCATTAATaagtaaaatataacattaataatgatGAGATTAAGAAATTAGTGTAGAATTATATCTTTGATAACAttctttaataaattgtgaTAACATAGTTTTAGTAATTGAATTGTTAAAtgtatttgataaatgtTGATAAAATGGATTACGAAATTGAtaagaaattgaaaaatcaattatagTTCCATTTTCTgttttttttaaattccaATTTGTATccaatttttcaaatattttactatCATATGCTATAGcctatatataatataaatattataatatatggaaatattataatagaaataccttaatataattatatggTTCAAATGAAACTTTAGATATATAAGattcttttaataataaaaagttaatagttaataatgcttttctataattttttatatcatcatttaattcatCTATCCAATTACTTTCctataattattactattaattctattataattctatactaaatatataatagtatatatattaaatatataattagaatACTTTACACCAAGGAACAAATTTATGATAATTTGGTATATCAATAATAGtatcataaattatttttataggAAGATCAACTAATTTTGTTTtcttatatattaatatatttgtatttaattttatattctttaatatattatatcctttatacattatttttacactatatatacaaattatttatacactATCTATAcactaattattaatatatattagtagtatatagtattaatagtgtaaataatataattaatagtataaataatagaaattaaaagaagCGGGCATGGTCTAGTGGTTATGACGCCTGCTTCACACGCAGGAGGTCCCGAGTTCGAGCCTCGGTGCCcgtataattatattttcccatataaatttatttatattacactattaattttaatatattattttattaattaatttattatattttattaatttaatttaattttatattatttaattatacaatttataataatagattctattactaatttattcttACTCTTAGTGTTGTATacttaaatataattaatgtataAGAATAATTAAGAGAAATATTAGAAGATTATAGAAGCGGGCATGGTCTAGTGGCTATGACGTCTGCCTAACACGCAGAAGATCCCGAGTTCGATCCTCGGTGCCcgtattaattatattttctaaaaaaatatattcaatattattaaatttatttatatattaatttatcatttaatttattatattttattaatttttacttttttTTCCAATATATCCCAATCAACactattttttataattataaccattattattatagaatttattattatgaaatatttattattaaagaatattattattaaatatatttattattaatgtgtatataaaattgaataataaaatgagtGGACATGAAATTGGTTTATTATTTCGTAAAGGCTGGTTTACTAGAAGAATTTTTAGTACTGTAATAATTTTCGCAGTCTCTGATGCATTTGTTAAATTGtattctaatatatatttattattttttagtgAATATGGAATACCATTTACATTCGATTTCGAATCTACTACTTGGGAATGGTGGAATAATCCCAAAAATCGTGAAAAGTATTctttatacatatatattcacaattttttagttattaacatatattctatcatttattaaattatattaaattatattaaattatattaaatttattaaattattattgttatatttattgttattattagGGCATTGAAAGAAATTACCCaaaataacaattaataatttttctaatatttcGTATATTTggattattattaattggaGGATCACGTATTCTAAATATTAAGATAaagattaaattaaattaccTTAATCTATAACCTGGCATTTGTTTCTGCAATTTCTTCAAATCACATCTACTCACATACTTTATACGCattttattcttatattttaatctaCTCTaatcaatatatataaagaatttattatatactgaACTAAATGTATAGAAGTAATTGTATATACAgaaataattgtatatagaattaattatacaagATGTAATTTTTTGGAATTTCTACCACTTTGTAATCTTTCCCATCCAAatctataattaaatttaattaatgaattagaaattaattaattagtgAACAATAATGATGTGGATTGAGAATTAGATTACCTTGTGAGTCTAAATCTCATAGAAACACGAGGATGatttttatgttttttTTTATCTTGTAAAACTTGTTTAATACGACAACGACGTTTTATACCAACCCAATCAATATTAAGATCAGGCCTATAATATCTTctaataaacaaatttacacctttaaattcattaaattttaaattaaaatatgaaggaaaatattttaatgatgaattataatatttattagtaaaattatatgtaGAAATAGGAAAATTAAGATAATCggaatataaaatgaatttgtaaaaaaattttgtatttttcttcaatccaataatattagtaaaaaaataattaaacataatataatatgtgtaaatatgtgatgaaataataaaaattaagtGGTGTGATTAGAGCCtgataattaaaaaaaaaattaattaatatgtttattaataaaaccatatataatagtttgaaatattaatatatataataatctaTTAGAGGGTTTTGgttatatattagtttGTTGTACAATATGTAATTGGTATAATGTTAGATTTTATAAATCAAACCGAGTCCAGATTTCTTCTGGATTCTATCCATGAAACTCACATGGAAAAGtctaaaataattagaatctttaaaataattaagatcaaaaatatattaagaataaataaattaactaatttgttaattttcTGCTTACTAATTTGTTTATCAAGGACTGGAAATTGTTATGCTATTGAAACTAGAAAAGATGCTGGTTCAGATTTTGGTCCATTTTTAGAAACACCAAATTTTCTTGAAACTCCAccaaaaattattgaagATTCAGTAATGGAAGAAATTGATGCTCTTGATGATTATAATTccaaaaatgaaaatgaattaacaaatagttttagtaaatttttCAATCGATCAAAATTTGatctaaaaaaatttgataaatttgataatttggataaaaattttgataaatttgatgctcttgataattttgatgattctgatgattctgataaatttgatgaTTCATTTGATATACCATATAAACACTCATTTGACACAGTTCAAACACTTAATACTCTTAAAAAAACAGATAATCTCACATGTGGTACAGATCCATTTGAACATGATCctgatttaaaatactttaaaaatcctaaaaatatatcaaaCGCTGAAAATACATCCACTACGAATAAATTATCCAATGACAATTCATTAGATACTGTGGATACTAAGGacactaatactaatgaaACCCCTTTCAGGGGTAGTACTGATGATAGTGTTGATGGAATGGGTACAGTAGAAATGGAAGATGAATTGAATAGTGAAGAAGCACCAAAAGTATGTCCATTTGGATTTACAAGTGGAAATAAACGTAAAACTAAAACTGAAACTACAAAAGATTCAACTGACACTAATAAATCGGATGACATGAAATCTGATGAACTAAAAACGgataaagaaaatttgTACTTGGAAGAGAAACAATTTGAAGAAAagatattatatttgatgagttcaatgaagaaattgaaGAAAGAAATCTTGGGAAAGAATGCGGAATTGGATGACCTTTTTATGCAAGTGGAACATTTGAGAGTAAGTTTGGGCAAATTTGATAGTGCATTTTACCGAACATTATTTAGTGATTTGGAAACATTATCAagagatttaaatttgCTAAGAAAGGGAAACATATATTACACAGgagataattataatatattaaataatattacagTAATGGATGCTCTGAGAGCTTTGTTCGTGATATATCGCACACCATTTGTACTCTTGAGACATAACTTCCCATTATATAACAAGTGTGAAgtttttatatacaattttcTAAGGTACAAATTACCGAAATTTCTCTACACAGTTTATAGTAGAGTAAATAATGGTATGAAGAAAGGTACTAACTATTTATACTCAAATAGTGTCAAGTACATGAGgaatacatttatataccacagtgttaataaaaagacaataaatatatatgatGTTCTATTGACAGATTATTTAAGGGATAAAATGTCTGTAGATGTGGATAAAGTAAATTATTCAGGAAATGcatttattaataagttgataaatatgcttataaaattaaagataGTGAAACATTACAAGTATATAAGGTATGGAGTATTTAAGAATAGTGTAATTTCAATGGTCTTTTTGAATAggaaatatatattagatGGTTACGTAGTGGGTAGTAACCCGGACTTCTTCTATATAAAACTTAAGGATCATAAGACACTAGAAGTTCTCTATTACATTTATAAACTCAAAGTTATGTGTTTCCTAGAAAAATTGGCATTATTTTTCTTGAGATATTTTTCTATGATTTGTAATTTGTTCTTACAAGATCcagaaaaattatataacaatTATACAAGACCATTATTCAACTTTGAAAGTATCCCATTATTTAACTTTCAAACCATGAAGATTAagaatttgtatttttttcttAGAGGAGTATCAATATTGGCACTTCAGAAAGTGGATGTGTTTATGGattattgttttaattATGCTAACAAAGTTAATCCAGAATTATCTATCTTAGTACCAAAGGATTTGTTAAATCgtattttctttatttctGTAATTATACTCTTGACTGTGATTATGGTGTTTCTAATTCAATTGGCATTTCACATTTTGACATCAATTGTCTCAACATTGACTgggaataataatagtaaaacTACAATAAGTTCTAGATTGAGACATTGGTATCATAAATCATTCTTGAGACATTTTTTCCAATTGATGAAAAAGAGTCTAAGTCATGGAAAATCACATAAAAGGAAACATAGATACCATCGCAATTTCGAAACCTTTCATAGAATCATCGATGATGGAAATGTTACCAATTCTGATAATTATAAaccatttaaaaataaaatcaattgaTTCTATTTCAATATcactaatatatatagtatatactaagataatttatataaaatagaGTAAGTAGAGTGacttaatactattaattattactaataccATTAGTATGGTGATTGGTAATATGGATATTACTTATCCCAAGAAGGATAAGGCTATTGATATTCCTAAGGATactgttaaaattaaaactgGTACCGTTAATGCTGATGGTAACTGTACTGAGACTGCTAAGGAGATTAAGGGTGATGCCACTATTACTCCTGCTACTCAGACTGAGGGTCCTAAACTTACTATTAAAGATATTACTGGTGCTGATGCTCTTGCTACCATTGCTGGTACTCCGTGTAATGTTAGTGTGGATACTGAGAAGAAAACTCTTACTATTAACTATACTCAGGGTACTGGTAAGAAGTGtattgaaattgaaattactggtattaatactaaaaaAACTGGTACTGCTAGTGCTACTACTGTTCAATATGGTCATATATTTACTGAAACTTTTGATACGAGTAAAGTTCATTGGCCAGAGATAATCTCTCCTACACTTATGGTTATTGTAGGTATGATACTTCTAGTTATTACAATATTCCCGCCGGTGATTGTAGCCGCACTAAGGAAGACTGCCCCCCTACTTGGTAATTGGAGTCATTATCAGTCACCAATGTGCAAATGGGGAGCTGATGAAAAAGACCAACAAGATAAGTGGACCAACACTGGCGAGACATGGACTAGTGGTGATACTACTGGCAGTCAGGATGCTTCCTTCTGGCATGGATTTGATCTTCTTATAGTCCTTAAGATATTACTAGCCTCAGCAGTGCTGTGGTCCAAGGCTTATTGGGAAGGTGATAAGGCTAAGGATGGATACCCACCATCTGATCCTAATCAAAGAGAATGTAAAAAACTCAACGTGGCCGCTACTACTTCTGGTTCTGGTACTGAACTGACATACACTATTGGACAAAACTTTGCTGAAAACCATGCCAAAGATAATTGTGGTTTTAAGAATTCTCCTACTTACTATGCTCACTTGGTACCTCCAAGTCTTATGGTCCTTGTTGGTATGGAACTTCCACTTCCAAACATTACCATAGTAACAACAGTTATCAGTGGAGTGTTTATCATGGAACTCCTCAGGATCGTACTGGACAGCTGCAAGACTAACATTGGAGATAGTAGAACTACTAGCACCGAGGGTGAGTCTACCACTCCCTTTGAGACCACCTTCGAGAGTAACATTAACGGTGCCGGAGAGTGTGAGAGGTTGAGTAGAAGGATTTCCATTCTTGGTGATTTCAATTTTACCTTCTGCCACTATCTTGGTACCACTAGCGAGGGTTCCAGTGAGTTTTATGGT encodes:
- a CDS encoding uncharacterized protein (Contains 3 putative transmembrane domains;~3 probable transmembrane helices predicted for TA18435 by TMHMM2.0 at aa 692-714, 946-968 and 1017-1039), yielding MLDFINQTESRFLLDSIHETHMEKSKIIRIFKIIKIKNILRINKLTNLLIFCLLICLSRTGNCYAIETRKDAGSDFGPFLETPNFLETPPKIIEDSVMEEIDALDDYNSKNENELTNSFSKFFNRSKFDLKKFDKFDNLDKNFDKFDALDNFDDSDDSDKFDDSFDIPYKHSFDTVQTLNTLKKTDNLTCGTDPFEHDPDLKYFKNPKNISNAENTSTTNKLSNDNSLDTVDTKDTNTNETPFRGSTDDSVDGMGTVEMEDELNSEEAPKVCPFGFTSGNKRKTKTETTKDSTDTNKSDDMKSDELKTDKENLYLEEKQFEEKILYLMSSMKKLKKEILGKNAELDDLFMQVEHLRVSLGKFDSAFYRTLFSDLETLSRDLNLLRKGNIYYTGDNYNILNNITVMDALRALFVIYRTPFVLLRHNFPLYNKCEVFIYNFLRYKLPKFLYTVYSRVNNGMKKGTNYLYSNSVKYMRNTFIYHSVNKKTINIYDVLLTDYLRDKMSVDVDKVNYSGNAFINKLINMLIKLKIVKHYKYIRYGVFKNSVISMVFLNRKYILDGYVVGSNPDFFYIKLKDHKTLEVLYYIYKLKVMCFLEKLALFFLRYFSMICNLFLQDPEKLYNNYTRPLFNFESIPLFNFQTMKIKNLYFFLRGVSILALQKVDVFMDYCFNYANKVNPELSILVPKDLLNRIFFISVIILLTVIMVFLIQLAFHILTSIVSTLTGNNNSKTTISSRLRHWYHKSFLRHFFQLMKKSLSHGKSHKRKHRYHRNFETFHRIIDDGNSDLILLIITNTISMVIGNMDITYPKKDKAIDIPKDTVKIKTGTVNADGNCTETAKEIKGDATITPATQTEGPKLTIKDITGADALATIAGTPCNVSVDTEKKTLTINYTQGTGKKCIEIEITGINTKKTGTASATTVQYGHIFTETFDTSKVHWPEIISPTLMVIVGMILLVITIFPPVIVAALRKTAPLLGNWSHYQSPMCKWGADEKDQQDKWTNTGETWTSGDTTGSQDASFWHGFDLLIVLKILLASAVLWSKAYWEGDKAKDGYPPSDPNQRECKKLNVAATTSGSGTELTYTIGQNFAENHAKDNCGFKNSPTYYAHLVPPSLMVLVGMELPLPNITIVTTVISGVFIMELLRIVLDSCKTNIGDSRTTSTEGESTTPFETTFESNINGAGECERLSRRISILGDFNFTFCHYLGTTSEGSSEFYGVIVVEGGAGLDRAPISGKSHLIAIESSTKS